The following proteins are co-located in the Brevibacillus laterosporus DSM 25 genome:
- a CDS encoding spore germination protein — translation MSTFFQRAKQLRQNHLSAKNNSKENIPFSSDLSISLAQLQDVFGKSFDVTTREIYLNQLQKKAAILYVEGIIDKQQWKEFLSPFTSNQKESKDQSAQTNAETKSAPSIEQLVTTLAVCRKVKTHERPADCVEDILLGYTALLIDSYASVFLLDTAYFPSRPMDEPVTESVIRGPRIGFVETIADNVALLRHRIRNRKLTFLSQQIGELAPKKVVISYLEDIANPALVDELIHRVSNIKIDDLQESSYLEHLIEDDPWSPFPLIQSTERPDRVEAALLEGRVAILIDGSPFILIAPVTYPMLLQSPDDYYQKWYIGSILRFLRFICVLISLFLPSLYVSLVSYHQGLIPMRLAFTIAGTREGVPFPTIIEALIMEITIEILREAGLRLPKPLGQTIGIVGGLVIGQSAVEAGIVSPIMVVVVALTAIASFTIPQYEAGIVIRILRFAMMLSAAFLGLYGVILFFIILTSHLVKLKSFGVDYLAPLTPIMLKDWKDFILRLPHKLLVRRPQILHPLDTKRIKKKTQ, via the coding sequence ATGTCCACTTTTTTTCAACGTGCAAAACAGTTACGCCAGAACCATTTGTCTGCAAAGAACAATTCAAAAGAGAATATTCCCTTTTCATCAGATTTATCGATATCTCTAGCTCAATTACAAGATGTTTTTGGAAAAAGCTTCGATGTCACTACACGCGAAATTTACCTGAATCAATTACAAAAAAAAGCGGCTATTCTCTATGTAGAAGGAATTATTGATAAACAACAATGGAAAGAATTTTTATCGCCATTTACCTCAAATCAAAAAGAATCGAAAGACCAATCTGCGCAGACAAACGCGGAAACAAAGTCAGCTCCTTCCATTGAACAGCTGGTTACTACTCTCGCTGTTTGTCGGAAAGTCAAAACACATGAACGGCCCGCTGATTGCGTAGAGGACATTCTTCTGGGATATACGGCACTGCTGATCGACTCGTATGCTAGTGTTTTTCTACTGGATACAGCCTATTTTCCCTCACGTCCAATGGATGAGCCGGTCACAGAGTCGGTTATTCGGGGACCACGGATTGGCTTTGTCGAAACGATCGCCGATAACGTTGCCCTATTGCGCCATCGTATACGAAATCGCAAATTAACCTTCCTCTCTCAACAAATTGGGGAGCTTGCTCCTAAAAAGGTCGTTATCTCTTATTTAGAAGATATTGCAAACCCTGCCTTAGTGGACGAGTTAATACATCGTGTGAGCAACATCAAGATTGATGATCTACAGGAATCCAGTTATTTGGAACATTTGATTGAAGATGATCCTTGGTCACCTTTTCCGTTGATTCAAAGTACGGAACGACCAGATCGTGTGGAAGCTGCCTTATTAGAAGGACGAGTAGCAATTTTGATCGATGGTTCACCATTTATCTTAATTGCTCCCGTTACCTATCCCATGCTGCTACAGTCCCCTGATGACTACTATCAAAAGTGGTATATCGGATCGATCCTACGATTTCTTCGCTTTATTTGCGTACTAATCTCGCTGTTCCTACCTTCTCTCTATGTGTCACTAGTCTCTTATCATCAAGGGCTGATTCCAATGCGGCTCGCCTTTACGATTGCTGGGACACGGGAAGGCGTACCATTTCCAACCATTATTGAGGCATTAATCATGGAGATTACTATTGAAATTTTGCGTGAAGCAGGATTGCGCCTCCCTAAACCTTTGGGGCAAACGATCGGAATTGTTGGTGGGCTAGTTATTGGACAATCTGCTGTAGAGGCAGGGATTGTAAGTCCAATTATGGTCGTGGTGGTAGCTCTTACTGCCATCGCTTCATTTACTATCCCCCAATATGAAGCAGGGATTGTCATTCGTATTTTACGTTTTGCAATGATGTTATCTGCTGCTTTTTTAGGTTTGTATGGAGTTATTTTGTTCTTTATTATTCTTACTTCTCATTTGGTAAAGCTAAAAAGCTTCGGTGTCGATTATCTAGCACCGTTAACACCGATCATGCTAAAGGATTGGAAAGATTTTATTTTACGCCTGCCTCATAAATTGCTAGTAAGGCGCCCTCAAATTCTACACCCGCTTGATACGAAAAGAATAAAGAAAAAAACTCAATAA
- a CDS encoding ABC transporter substrate-binding protein codes for MIQKKWFQIPVLMLLCMVFSLLVTGCGGSANNATSAPASPTTEPATTPAGDSYTIEHAMGKTEIKGTPQRVVILTNEGTEALLELGVKPAGAVKSGVGDGWYPHIKSEMDGVTELGDESQPNIELIASLKPDLIIGNKGRHEKIYDQLKSIAPTVFSTDLAGQWKENFKLYAKALNKEEEGKKSMAAYDKHVEEIKTKLGDKANIKVSVVRFLPNAVRIYQKDTFSGVMLKDLGVARPAAQDKDNFMEVVTKERINDLDGDVMFFFNADYDEKKGGTKNQQEWMNDPLFQNLHVAKKNTAFQVNEIIWNTSGGIKAANKMLDEFVTFIEKL; via the coding sequence ATGATTCAAAAAAAATGGTTTCAAATTCCTGTATTGATGCTACTTTGCATGGTATTTTCTCTTCTTGTAACCGGTTGTGGTGGCTCGGCTAACAATGCAACATCAGCTCCTGCAAGTCCTACAACAGAACCAGCAACAACACCAGCAGGTGATTCTTACACCATAGAACACGCCATGGGGAAGACAGAGATAAAAGGTACCCCCCAACGAGTAGTTATTTTAACAAATGAAGGAACCGAAGCACTATTGGAGCTTGGGGTAAAACCAGCAGGTGCTGTTAAATCAGGTGTAGGCGATGGTTGGTATCCGCATATTAAAAGTGAAATGGATGGAGTAACCGAGCTAGGTGACGAATCGCAGCCAAACATTGAACTAATCGCTTCTTTAAAGCCTGATTTGATCATTGGGAACAAGGGACGTCATGAAAAAATCTACGATCAATTGAAAAGCATTGCACCTACTGTCTTCTCTACAGATTTAGCAGGTCAATGGAAAGAAAACTTCAAATTGTATGCAAAAGCTTTGAATAAAGAAGAAGAGGGCAAAAAATCCATGGCTGCTTATGATAAGCACGTGGAAGAGATTAAAACAAAACTGGGCGATAAAGCTAATATAAAAGTGTCCGTTGTTCGTTTCTTGCCAAATGCAGTACGTATCTATCAAAAAGACACGTTCTCTGGCGTAATGCTGAAAGATTTAGGTGTAGCTCGTCCTGCAGCCCAGGATAAAGATAACTTTATGGAGGTCGTTACCAAAGAACGTATTAATGATTTAGATGGTGACGTCATGTTCTTCTTTAACGCAGACTATGATGAGAAAAAAGGCGGCACAAAGAATCAGCAGGAATGGATGAACGATCCACTCTTTCAAAACCTTCATGTAGCTAAGAAAAATACGGCTTTCCAAGTAAACGAGATTATTTGGAACACGTCTGGTGGTATCAAAGCTGCGAATAAAATGCTAGATGAGTTTGTAACCTTCATTGAAAAATTGTAA
- a CDS encoding FecCD family ABC transporter permease has translation MSKPSLVHKFITIRSNKPALSAQLSIRDLLVFVILFLLLIACTIISIAFGTTRIPIPDILATFVGGDVTNRIVILELRMPRTLMAIMIGAALGVAGAITQGVFRNPLASPDLLGVTGGGSVAAVAFMTFSNGQASIHWLPLLAIGGAFATALINYTFAWRGGVSPYRLVLIGIGISTAMSALTTFLLISGPAHLASQILGWLTGTIYGTSMKHVIAIFPWIVIFVPLTWLLARRLNVLTLGDGIATGLGNPVQITRFLLLIISVALAGAAVGLAGNISFIGLTAPHIARRLVSSLYGVLIPASALLGAIILVLADLAGRMLFSPLDIPAGVFTAIIGAPFFLYLLYRGYGKK, from the coding sequence ATGAGTAAACCATCTCTTGTGCATAAATTTATAACCATTCGGAGCAACAAACCAGCCCTGTCCGCCCAGCTTTCTATTCGGGACTTGCTTGTATTCGTTATCTTATTTTTGCTATTGATTGCCTGCACGATTATCAGCATTGCCTTTGGCACGACTCGAATCCCTATCCCTGACATCCTAGCCACGTTTGTGGGTGGAGATGTGACGAATCGAATCGTCATCCTGGAATTACGAATGCCAAGAACGTTAATGGCCATTATGATTGGGGCTGCTTTAGGTGTAGCCGGTGCCATCACACAAGGAGTCTTCCGCAATCCCCTAGCTTCACCCGATTTATTAGGTGTGACAGGTGGAGGTTCGGTTGCAGCTGTAGCCTTTATGACATTTAGTAATGGCCAAGCTAGCATTCATTGGCTACCACTTCTTGCGATTGGAGGTGCTTTTGCGACAGCATTAATAAACTATACGTTCGCTTGGAGAGGTGGGGTTTCCCCTTATCGACTAGTATTGATTGGCATCGGAATTTCTACTGCCATGTCTGCATTGACCACTTTTTTATTAATAAGTGGCCCAGCTCATCTAGCCTCTCAGATTCTTGGATGGTTAACTGGCACGATTTACGGTACATCCATGAAACATGTTATAGCTATTTTTCCATGGATCGTCATTTTTGTACCGCTCACTTGGTTGCTTGCTCGCAGACTGAATGTGTTAACGCTAGGTGATGGAATCGCAACCGGATTGGGTAATCCTGTACAGATAACCCGCTTTCTACTACTTATAATCAGTGTAGCCCTCGCTGGAGCTGCTGTAGGACTAGCTGGCAATATCTCATTTATTGGACTAACTGCACCCCATATTGCTCGACGTTTAGTCAGCTCGCTTTATGGAGTATTAATTCCAGCCTCTGCGTTATTAGGTGCTATTATTTTGGTGTTGGCTGATCTTGCAGGCAGAATGCTATTTTCCCCGCTCGATATACCTGCTGGTGTATTTACTGCGATTATTGGAGCACCATTTTTTCTCTACCTGCTCTATCGTGGATACGGGAAAAAGTAA
- a CDS encoding FecCD family ABC transporter permease: MSCLLQSRRAKVWALLTGILLLLVSMLMSILFGYHMFTFHMLFDMLYQFDGSKEHLLLRDVRLPAAFIAASVGASLAIAGVLMQNLTKNPLASPSLFGINAGAVLFIVLTLFFFDSDLTLTQMVWIAFVGAGVTAVLVLILGTMGKDGFLPIKVTLAGAAASVFASSFTSGIMLINNESLNQALFWLVGSVTGRKMEHLTTVLPYMVLGWIIALCLSHALNLMAMGDDMAKGLGLHTAFAKFLIILVVILLAGGSVSLAGPIAFVGLIIPHICRYIVGVDHKWLIPFSGVFGAILLVAADTASRFLLMPKEVPVGVATALLGVPFLIYIARRSSYE, encoded by the coding sequence ATGTCCTGTTTATTGCAGAGCCGCCGAGCCAAAGTCTGGGCATTATTGACCGGTATCTTGTTGCTATTAGTCTCTATGCTGATGAGTATCTTGTTCGGCTATCATATGTTTACCTTCCACATGTTATTCGACATGCTATACCAATTTGACGGATCAAAAGAGCATCTGCTCCTCAGAGATGTTCGATTACCAGCAGCTTTTATTGCAGCCAGTGTGGGGGCGAGTTTAGCTATTGCTGGAGTTTTGATGCAAAATCTTACAAAAAATCCGTTAGCTTCACCCTCTTTGTTCGGTATTAATGCCGGTGCAGTGCTTTTTATCGTGCTGACTTTATTTTTCTTTGACTCAGACTTAACTCTCACACAGATGGTCTGGATCGCTTTTGTTGGAGCTGGTGTGACCGCAGTGCTGGTATTGATCCTGGGCACGATGGGTAAAGATGGCTTTTTACCCATCAAAGTTACACTGGCAGGAGCGGCTGCTTCGGTATTTGCTTCCTCATTTACTTCAGGGATTATGCTCATAAATAATGAATCACTAAATCAAGCGTTGTTTTGGCTAGTAGGCTCCGTAACTGGACGAAAAATGGAGCATCTCACCACGGTCTTGCCTTATATGGTGCTCGGCTGGATTATTGCTCTGTGTCTCTCTCACGCTCTCAATTTAATGGCGATGGGAGATGATATGGCAAAAGGCTTAGGTTTACACACTGCTTTTGCTAAATTTCTCATCATTCTTGTGGTCATTTTATTAGCTGGTGGCTCTGTTTCCTTAGCTGGTCCAATTGCTTTTGTGGGACTTATTATCCCCCATATCTGTCGCTATATTGTTGGAGTTGATCATAAATGGCTGATTCCATTTAGCGGAGTATTCGGGGCTATTCTATTGGTTGCTGCTGATACGGCCTCTCGATTCTTATTGATGCCAAAAGAGGTCCCCGTCGGCGTAGCCACCGCTTTATTAGGTGTTCCATTCCTTATTTATATCGCTAGAAGGAGTAGCTATGAGTAA
- a CDS encoding flavocytochrome c produces MKGLSKIFMLFLSMAIIIAMVGCSGQGTTPAKGDSVTAIGQADGKHGPIKVEVTFTNKELSDIKVLEQKENEVLSEPVYKKLRDQIIAKNSTEVDAISGSTLTSQGYIGAVKDAVSKAGVTLTAKGTDAKATAKEEAVQDYDVVVIGAGGAGFAAAMEAKKAGASVVLLEKMPSIGGNTLISGAEMNAANNWVQAKKGIKDSKESHYQDTLKGGDNVGDPAMVRVLTDNATNAAEWLRDEIKVEFLPDHLFQFGGHSVPRALIPKGHTGAEVVTKLKAKADQMQIPVKTETKAEELLKNSEGRVIGVKAKTAAGQEITFNASKGVIVATGGFGSNVEMRKKYNPILDESYMSTDTPGTTGDGIVMSEKIGAAITNMESIQTYPICNPKTGVISLVADTRFDGALLVNQSGKRFVEELERRDVISQAILAQEGKYAYQVWNQAVGDIGKTVDVHKDEYDMLVKEGLLIKADTLEEAAKHFNIPVTELQKTIDRVNGFAKNGKDLDFNHRGKLIEMKQGPWYIEKAVPSVHHTMGGLVIDPETHVLDNNGKTIAGLYAAGEVTGVVHGKNRLGGNAITDIFVFGRIAGQNAAAQK; encoded by the coding sequence TTGAAGGGTTTATCAAAGATTTTTATGCTTTTCTTAAGTATGGCAATCATAATAGCCATGGTTGGATGTAGTGGCCAAGGCACCACTCCAGCTAAAGGTGACTCTGTGACAGCTATCGGTCAAGCTGATGGTAAACACGGACCAATCAAGGTTGAAGTAACGTTTACAAACAAAGAGCTTTCAGATATCAAAGTTCTCGAACAAAAAGAAAACGAAGTATTATCCGAACCAGTATATAAGAAATTGCGAGACCAAATCATTGCAAAAAATAGCACGGAAGTAGACGCGATCAGTGGTTCTACCCTTACAAGCCAAGGCTACATCGGTGCTGTAAAGGACGCAGTGAGTAAGGCAGGTGTGACATTAACTGCCAAAGGTACAGATGCAAAGGCAACAGCTAAAGAAGAGGCTGTGCAGGATTACGATGTAGTAGTCATTGGTGCAGGTGGTGCGGGCTTCGCGGCTGCTATGGAAGCGAAAAAAGCAGGAGCCTCCGTAGTCCTGTTGGAAAAAATGCCATCAATCGGTGGTAATACTCTGATCTCCGGCGCAGAAATGAACGCTGCTAACAACTGGGTACAAGCAAAAAAAGGAATCAAAGATAGCAAGGAATCTCACTACCAAGATACCTTAAAAGGTGGAGACAACGTTGGTGATCCTGCTATGGTGCGTGTGTTGACAGATAATGCAACAAACGCGGCTGAATGGTTAAGAGATGAAATAAAGGTGGAATTCTTACCAGATCACTTATTCCAGTTCGGTGGTCATTCAGTTCCTCGTGCCCTCATTCCTAAAGGTCACACTGGGGCAGAAGTAGTCACAAAATTAAAAGCAAAAGCAGATCAAATGCAAATTCCTGTGAAAACAGAAACAAAAGCGGAAGAATTATTGAAAAATAGCGAAGGACGTGTCATTGGCGTCAAAGCAAAAACCGCTGCTGGTCAAGAAATCACTTTTAACGCAAGTAAAGGTGTCATCGTCGCAACAGGTGGATTCGGCTCTAACGTAGAAATGCGGAAGAAATACAACCCGATTTTGGATGAAAGCTATATGTCTACCGATACCCCTGGTACAACGGGTGACGGTATCGTAATGAGTGAAAAAATCGGAGCAGCAATCACTAATATGGAAAGTATTCAAACATACCCAATCTGTAATCCTAAGACAGGGGTTATTTCTCTGGTAGCGGATACACGTTTTGATGGAGCTCTTTTAGTGAACCAAAGTGGTAAACGCTTTGTAGAGGAATTAGAGCGCCGAGACGTGATTTCTCAAGCGATTCTGGCTCAGGAGGGTAAATATGCCTATCAGGTGTGGAATCAAGCTGTAGGCGATATTGGTAAAACAGTAGACGTGCATAAAGATGAGTATGACATGCTTGTAAAAGAAGGCTTACTAATTAAAGCTGATACATTGGAAGAGGCAGCAAAACATTTTAACATCCCAGTAACAGAGCTACAAAAAACAATTGACCGTGTAAATGGATTTGCAAAGAATGGTAAAGACTTAGATTTCAATCATCGTGGAAAATTAATCGAAATGAAACAAGGTCCTTGGTACATTGAAAAAGCGGTTCCTTCTGTTCATCATACCATGGGTGGACTAGTCATCGACCCAGAAACTCATGTATTAGATAACAACGGAAAAACAATTGCTGGTCTTTATGCAGCAGGCGAAGTAACCGGTGTAGTTCACGGTAAAAACCGACTAGGTGGTAACGCAATCACTGATATTTTCGTTTTCGGCCGTATTGCTGGTCAGAATGCAGCAGCACAGAAATAA
- a CDS encoding DUF402 domain-containing protein: protein MKRKYADVTGWTTVLDKHFVPLAKRGEYFDGIITGLVLTKMAEPYWVTIKGQKICIADDGYVWIQCFPAGRHYVMTAMMDQSGNVVYFYFDMILRHGMGENGVPWYDDLYLDLAMTPTGISEVLDEDELEEALRNKTISEWERDLAVLEMERLLLEVANDTCTLPQMVLAHASEWRDIVLQVKESSQ, encoded by the coding sequence ATGAAACGGAAATATGCAGATGTAACAGGTTGGACAACAGTGTTAGACAAGCATTTTGTACCACTGGCTAAACGGGGAGAGTACTTTGACGGGATCATTACTGGACTAGTTCTAACAAAAATGGCAGAACCATACTGGGTAACCATTAAGGGACAAAAAATCTGTATAGCAGATGATGGGTATGTCTGGATTCAATGTTTTCCAGCGGGTCGACATTATGTTATGACTGCAATGATGGATCAGTCAGGTAACGTGGTCTATTTTTATTTTGATATGATCCTGCGACATGGTATGGGGGAAAATGGTGTTCCTTGGTACGATGATTTATATCTGGATTTAGCGATGACTCCTACTGGGATAAGTGAAGTATTGGATGAGGATGAATTGGAGGAGGCCTTACGAAACAAAACGATTAGTGAGTGGGAGCGTGATTTGGCAGTTTTGGAAATGGAACGGTTACTTCTGGAAGTAGCAAATGATACATGTACCTTGCCGCAGATGGTACTAGCTCATGCTAGCGAGTGGCGAGATATCGTTCTTCAAGTGAAAGAATCCTCCCAATAA
- the yunB gene encoding sporulation protein YunB → MAIRMRRRRIRASKKKIFFIAFIVFLAIIIQSIVLVEQKIKPTLLVIAKQKSEQIAKEAIADAVTKKIAQIDMNTAEVLDIEKDKDNKIRAINFNFQGYSKIMGEANQRIKNRLKEFESEKIVAGVPLGLASGSSFLSDTGPKLPVTFVPVGSAKTWLDPKLSEAGINMVMVTVYLQVEVRLQVIIPFATDQTVVTTSIPITNSLVVGEVPDYLYNNPLGKPEVPRMQVEPQAK, encoded by the coding sequence ATGGCTATTCGCATGAGACGACGGCGTATTCGAGCGTCAAAAAAGAAAATTTTCTTTATTGCTTTCATTGTCTTTCTCGCAATAATCATCCAGAGTATCGTTTTAGTGGAGCAAAAAATTAAGCCTACCTTATTAGTGATCGCCAAACAAAAATCAGAGCAAATTGCCAAAGAAGCCATAGCAGACGCGGTGACCAAAAAGATTGCTCAAATTGATATGAATACGGCTGAGGTTCTAGACATTGAAAAGGATAAAGATAATAAAATACGTGCTATTAATTTTAATTTTCAAGGGTATTCAAAAATCATGGGGGAAGCCAATCAACGCATTAAAAACAGGCTAAAAGAGTTTGAAAGTGAAAAAATTGTAGCGGGTGTCCCTCTCGGATTAGCCTCAGGTAGCTCCTTTTTATCAGATACGGGGCCTAAATTACCTGTCACCTTTGTACCTGTTGGTTCTGCGAAAACATGGCTTGACCCTAAGCTATCGGAAGCTGGCATCAACATGGTAATGGTAACGGTCTATCTTCAAGTCGAAGTACGTTTGCAAGTGATTATACCTTTTGCAACCGATCAAACCGTCGTAACAACCTCCATCCCCATAACCAACTCTCTTGTCGTGGGAGAAGTGCCAGACTATCTGTACAACAATCCACTAGGAAAGCCAGAGGTTCCTAGAATGCAGGTAGAGCCACAAGCTAAATAA
- a CDS encoding Cof-type HAD-IIB family hydrolase, with protein MSYKVIFFDMDGTLLNEQKQIPEDTREALRQLQDSGIHTVIATGRSPFHVRELAEDLGIETLVCFNGAYVEHKGDVVYSTPIDVESIEKLYQLVMERNHALVYLSGDSFYATHEENEMVNSAVSSILFEPPGMNAEVFRDKPIYQCWLHCAEGEEEVYEQDDALTNVRFFRWHNVSLDVMPKDGSKAKGIEALLQHLTVDKSEAVAFGDGKNDIEMIGYVGMGVAMGNAHPEVFPHANYVTKHVDEGGISHALRELNILL; from the coding sequence ATGTCCTATAAGGTTATCTTTTTTGATATGGATGGCACGCTATTAAATGAACAGAAGCAAATTCCAGAGGATACTCGAGAAGCCCTTCGTCAGTTACAGGATAGCGGGATTCATACGGTTATTGCTACGGGGCGTTCCCCCTTTCATGTTCGTGAACTCGCGGAGGATTTAGGAATTGAGACACTGGTGTGCTTTAATGGTGCGTATGTAGAGCACAAAGGGGATGTGGTTTATTCTACCCCTATTGATGTCGAAAGTATCGAGAAGCTATACCAGCTTGTAATGGAACGCAATCATGCACTCGTATATTTAAGTGGCGATTCCTTTTATGCGACACATGAGGAAAATGAGATGGTGAATAGTGCTGTTTCTTCTATTTTATTTGAACCACCTGGTATGAATGCAGAGGTATTCCGTGACAAGCCGATTTACCAATGCTGGCTTCATTGCGCAGAAGGAGAAGAGGAGGTCTACGAGCAAGACGATGCTCTGACAAATGTGCGCTTTTTCCGTTGGCATAACGTGTCCCTAGATGTGATGCCAAAGGATGGTTCCAAGGCAAAAGGCATCGAAGCCTTGCTACAGCACCTTACCGTAGACAAATCTGAAGCGGTAGCATTTGGTGATGGTAAGAATGATATTGAGATGATCGGTTATGTAGGGATGGGAGTAGCGATGGGAAATGCGCATCCAGAGGTATTTCCGCATGCGAACTATGTGACGAAGCATGTGGATGAGGGCGGTATTAGCCATGCTTTAAGGGAATTGAACATTTTGTTATAG